In the genome of Desulfovibrio desulfuricans, one region contains:
- a CDS encoding DNA repair protein RecN: MLEYLRIRNLALIEDMELEFSPGMNVLTGETGAGKSFILKALGFLLGDKLSADMVRAGAERAQVEALFSASEADMVLRREIVAESGRSRLYINDELRSQDSLRDLRNRLVAHTSQHAQQKLLQVSFQARLLESGISCPEQLGQRDDLLARLQANATQRAALLERQAGLAERRELLEMQQQEIDKVSPENGEEERLEDLRTLARSVEHQRENYEQALVLLQGDEQEGVIDQLGQLEKLLQRMSREDESLQADADAVGALRQQLAHLGGRLRRPPPLPGLDEMPDMDHVEERLFALAQLKRKLHRTLPEILALREEIAENLSFLDVCALDITRLDKEAATLAAELATVTARIIPARRTAAAAIAANLENELRQLGFSDQVRVIPDFANHEIWPGVADERGRILWAPNPGQPPQPLDKIASGGELSRFLLALASVQQDDEGATFIFDEVDAGVGGMTLNKLAEKLYALAEKRQMLLITHWPQLAARARRHFQINKVVRDGETFTLCSPLNKADRHTELARMAGGGAQGEAMARSLEV; this comes from the coding sequence ATGCTTGAATACCTGCGCATCCGCAATCTGGCCCTCATTGAAGACATGGAACTGGAGTTTTCGCCCGGCATGAATGTGCTCACGGGCGAGACCGGGGCGGGCAAGAGCTTTATTCTTAAAGCGCTGGGTTTTTTGCTGGGCGACAAACTTTCGGCGGATATGGTGCGCGCTGGCGCGGAGCGGGCGCAGGTCGAGGCGCTTTTCAGCGCCAGCGAGGCCGACATGGTTTTGCGCCGCGAAATTGTGGCGGAGTCAGGCCGCAGCCGCCTGTACATCAATGACGAGCTGCGCTCGCAAGACAGCCTGCGCGACCTGCGCAATCGCCTTGTGGCCCACACCAGCCAGCATGCCCAGCAAAAACTGCTGCAGGTCTCCTTTCAGGCGCGGCTGCTTGAGAGCGGCATAAGCTGCCCCGAGCAACTTGGTCAGCGCGACGACCTGCTCGCCCGCCTGCAGGCAAACGCCACGCAACGCGCGGCCCTGCTGGAGAGGCAGGCCGGGCTTGCGGAGCGGCGCGAGCTGCTTGAAATGCAGCAGCAGGAAATCGACAAGGTCTCGCCTGAAAATGGCGAGGAAGAACGCCTTGAAGACCTGCGCACACTGGCCCGCTCTGTGGAGCACCAGCGCGAAAATTATGAACAGGCGCTTGTTTTGCTGCAGGGAGATGAGCAGGAAGGCGTCATCGACCAGCTTGGCCAACTGGAAAAACTGCTGCAGCGCATGAGCCGAGAGGACGAATCACTGCAGGCCGATGCCGACGCCGTCGGCGCGTTGCGCCAGCAGCTGGCCCATCTGGGCGGCAGATTGCGCCGCCCCCCCCCGCTGCCAGGCCTCGACGAAATGCCCGACATGGACCATGTGGAAGAGCGCCTTTTTGCCCTTGCACAGCTCAAACGCAAGCTGCACCGTACCCTGCCGGAAATTTTGGCCCTGCGAGAAGAAATCGCGGAGAACCTCTCCTTTCTTGATGTTTGCGCCCTCGACATCACCCGGCTGGATAAGGAAGCGGCCACGCTGGCCGCTGAGCTCGCAACGGTAACAGCCCGCATCATTCCCGCCCGCCGCACTGCTGCGGCAGCCATTGCCGCCAACCTCGAAAACGAGCTGCGACAGCTGGGTTTTTCAGACCAGGTGCGGGTTATCCCCGATTTTGCAAACCACGAGATATGGCCTGGGGTTGCAGACGAGCGCGGGCGTATTCTCTGGGCCCCCAACCCCGGCCAACCGCCGCAGCCCCTCGACAAAATTGCCTCCGGCGGTGAACTTTCGCGCTTTTTGCTGGCGCTTGCCAGTGTGCAACAGGACGATGAAGGCGCTACCTTTATTTTTGACGAGGTGGATGCTGGCGTGGGCGGCATGACCCTGAACAAACTGGCGGAAAAACTTTACGCCCTGGCCGAAAAACGCCAAATGCTGCTCATAACCCACTGGCCGCAGCTGGCAGCCCGTGCCCGCAGGCATTTTCAGATTAATAAGGTCGTGCGCGACGGCGAAACATTTACTCTCTGCTCTCCCCTCAACAAGGCAGACCGACATACCGAGCTTGCCCGCATGGCCGGTGGCGGCGCTCAGGGCGAGGCCATGGCCCGCAGCCTCGAGGTCTGA
- a CDS encoding ABC transporter permease: protein MSTLPSPAAKGHLSGPLLHVLRKTLWMLLVLWGITLISFWVIHLAPGSPTDMETTLNPLAGAAARQRLEVLYGLDRPLYVQYWDWLTRIVQLDFGNSMSADSRPVLTKILERLPLTVGMNVVSLALTLLIAIPVGILSACRQNSLLDKSVTVLVFLGFAMPSFWLALLLMMFFGIDLQLLPISGLTSMNYEQLSAWGKLCDLARHLALPTLVYTVGGLAGISRYMRACMLEVLRQDYILTARAKGLSAGAVIWRHALRNALLPVITLLGLSVPGLIGGSVIIESIFALPGLGQLFYGAVMARDYTMIMGNLVLGAVLTLAGNLLADFCYGLADPRIRNAKDNA, encoded by the coding sequence ATGAGCACCCTGCCCTCGCCTGCCGCAAAAGGCCATCTTTCCGGCCCGCTTCTGCACGTTTTACGCAAAACGCTGTGGATGCTGCTCGTACTGTGGGGCATTACCCTTATCAGCTTTTGGGTCATCCACCTGGCGCCGGGCTCGCCCACTGACATGGAGACAACGCTCAACCCGCTGGCCGGCGCTGCAGCGCGGCAGAGGCTTGAGGTGCTGTACGGGCTTGATCGCCCGCTCTACGTTCAATACTGGGACTGGCTTACGCGCATAGTACAGCTCGATTTCGGCAACTCGATGTCCGCCGATTCGCGGCCGGTACTGACCAAGATTCTTGAGCGCCTGCCCCTCACTGTGGGCATGAATGTTGTTTCGCTGGCGCTCACCCTGCTGATCGCCATACCTGTGGGTATACTTTCGGCCTGCCGGCAAAATTCGCTGCTGGACAAATCAGTTACCGTGCTGGTTTTTTTGGGTTTTGCCATGCCGTCGTTCTGGCTGGCCCTGCTGCTGATGATGTTTTTTGGCATTGATCTGCAATTGTTGCCCATTTCTGGCCTTACATCCATGAATTACGAGCAGTTGAGCGCATGGGGCAAACTGTGCGACCTGGCGCGGCACCTGGCCCTGCCCACACTGGTGTACACCGTTGGCGGGCTGGCTGGCATATCGCGCTACATGCGGGCCTGCATGCTTGAAGTATTGCGGCAGGATTATATTCTCACGGCCCGGGCCAAGGGCTTGAGCGCGGGGGCCGTGATCTGGCGGCACGCGCTGCGCAATGCCCTGCTGCCGGTCATTACCCTGCTGGGCCTTTCTGTGCCGGGGCTTATCGGCGGCAGCGTCATTATTGAATCCATCTTTGCCCTGCCCGGCCTTGGGCAGCTTTTTTACGGCGCGGTCATGGCGCGCGACTATACCATGATTATGGGCAATCTGGTGCTTGGGGCTGTGCTTACGCTCGCAGGCAACCTGCTGGCCGACTTTTGCTATGGCCTGGCTGACCCGCGCATCCGCAACGCAAAGGACAACGCCTGA
- a CDS encoding alpha-ketoacid dehydrogenase subunit beta, whose translation MAIKTYLQALNDAMRQEMERDENVFIIGEDVGKFGGCFGVTQGLFDKFGERRVRDTPITESAIVGAAAGAAAAGLRPIAELMFVDFIGVALDQLFNQAAKMHYMFGGKAKVPMVLRMPQGAGVGAAAQHSQSLEAWFMHIPGIKVCIPSTPADAKGLLISAIRDDNPVVFLEHKILYGVEGEVGDEATPIELGKGDVKREGTDVTIVATSLMVHTALQAAEALAAQGISAEVVDPRCLVPLDKDIILNSVKKTHALVIAHEAVKTAGAGAEIAAMVAEEALDYLDAPIVRVGAPYCPVPFSPPLEKAYIPGADQIIAAVKSLR comes from the coding sequence ATGGCGATCAAAACCTACCTGCAGGCGCTCAACGATGCCATGCGCCAGGAGATGGAGCGGGACGAAAACGTGTTCATCATTGGTGAAGACGTTGGCAAGTTTGGCGGCTGCTTTGGCGTGACCCAGGGCCTTTTTGACAAGTTTGGCGAGCGCCGCGTGCGCGACACCCCCATTACCGAAAGCGCCATCGTCGGCGCGGCCGCCGGTGCGGCTGCCGCAGGTCTGCGCCCCATAGCCGAACTCATGTTTGTGGACTTTATCGGCGTGGCGCTCGACCAGCTCTTTAACCAGGCCGCCAAGATGCACTACATGTTTGGCGGCAAGGCCAAGGTGCCCATGGTGCTGCGCATGCCCCAGGGCGCTGGCGTCGGCGCAGCCGCCCAGCATTCGCAAAGCCTTGAGGCCTGGTTCATGCACATTCCCGGCATCAAGGTATGCATTCCCTCCACCCCGGCTGACGCCAAGGGCCTGCTTATCAGCGCCATTCGCGACGACAACCCCGTGGTCTTTCTCGAACACAAGATTCTGTACGGCGTCGAGGGCGAAGTAGGCGACGAGGCAACCCCCATCGAGCTGGGCAAGGGTGATGTAAAGCGTGAAGGCACGGACGTGACCATCGTCGCCACCTCGCTCATGGTTCACACCGCCCTTCAGGCCGCCGAGGCCCTGGCAGCTCAGGGAATCAGCGCCGAAGTGGTTGACCCCCGTTGTCTTGTGCCGCTCGACAAGGACATCATCCTCAATTCCGTCAAAAAAACGCACGCCCTTGTGATCGCGCACGAAGCCGTAAAAACCGCAGGCGCGGGCGCGGAGATAGCCGCCATGGTGGCCGAGGAAGCCCTGGACTACCTGGACGCCCCCATCGTGCGCGTGGGCGCGCCCTACTGCCCTGTACCCTTCAGCCCGCCGCTGGAAAAGGCCTACATTCCCGGCGCGGATCAGATCATCGCCGCGGTCAAGTCGCTGCGATGA
- a CDS encoding thiamine pyrophosphate-dependent dehydrogenase E1 component subunit alpha: protein MKHPDKKVLLEMFSTMTKIRLFETELQKFFAAGKIPGFVHLYLGEEAVATGACAALKQTDMITSTHRGHGHCLAKGGDLKLMMAEIYGRSTGYCKGKGGSMHIADFNIGILGANGIVGAGGPLAVGAAFSCQYKDTKGVCACFFGDGASNQGTTQESLNMASAWKLPVVFINENNGYGISCPQSKSMAITDIADRAAAYDMPGVVVDGNDVLAVYEAVTMAVERARKGQGPSLIECKTYRWRGHFEGDACVYRSEKELEEWKAKDPLPRFAKKLLDTGTATQAELDGITASVAADIEAAVQFAEGSPYPNPEDLLQDVYA, encoded by the coding sequence ATGAAACATCCCGACAAAAAGGTTTTGCTGGAAATGTTCAGCACGATGACCAAGATCCGCCTTTTTGAAACCGAACTGCAAAAGTTTTTCGCAGCTGGCAAGATACCCGGATTTGTTCATCTTTACCTCGGCGAGGAAGCCGTCGCCACCGGCGCGTGCGCCGCGCTCAAGCAGACGGACATGATCACCAGCACCCACCGTGGTCACGGCCACTGTCTGGCCAAGGGCGGCGACCTCAAGCTCATGATGGCCGAAATCTATGGCCGCTCAACCGGTTACTGCAAGGGCAAGGGCGGCTCCATGCACATTGCCGACTTCAATATCGGCATTCTCGGCGCCAACGGCATCGTTGGCGCCGGCGGTCCTCTGGCCGTGGGCGCGGCCTTCAGCTGCCAGTACAAGGACACCAAGGGCGTTTGCGCCTGCTTCTTTGGCGACGGCGCGTCCAACCAGGGCACCACGCAGGAATCGCTCAACATGGCCAGCGCCTGGAAGCTCCCTGTCGTGTTTATCAATGAAAACAACGGCTACGGCATTTCCTGCCCGCAGAGCAAATCCATGGCCATCACCGACATCGCCGACCGCGCCGCCGCTTACGACATGCCCGGCGTGGTGGTGGACGGCAACGACGTGCTCGCCGTGTACGAAGCCGTGACCATGGCTGTGGAACGCGCGCGCAAGGGTCAGGGCCCATCGCTTATCGAATGCAAGACCTACCGCTGGCGCGGCCACTTCGAGGGCGATGCCTGCGTGTACCGCAGCGAAAAGGAACTGGAAGAATGGAAGGCCAAGGACCCCCTCCCGCGTTTTGCCAAAAAACTGCTCGATACAGGAACAGCCACGCAGGCGGAGCTGGACGGCATCACGGCCTCAGTCGCAGCCGACATTGAAGCCGCTGTCCAGTTTGCCGAGGGTAGCCCCTATCCCAATCCGGAAGACCTGCTGCAAGACGTGTACGCCTGA
- a CDS encoding 2,3-butanediol dehydrogenase, giving the protein MQAVVWHGKKDIRVETVPVPPAPAPGWVQIKVDWCGICGSDLHEYLAGPIFIPTQAPHPLTGKQGSVILGHEFSGKVVAVGSGVTNVKVGDMVAPDACQHCGECQPCREGRYNVCEKLAFTGLHNDGAFAPYVNVPAELCFIMPEGVSPEAGAVMEPLATGFKAVRMAGSILGLNVVVLGAGTIGLGTIMAARAAGAGKIIVLEMSKARIAKAIECGADIVVNPKECEPVARVKELTGGSGADVSFECIGNKFTGPLAIDVLRNTGTAIIVGIFEEPSSFNFFSLSGTDKKVMGTLAYTIEDFKGLAALMAKGVIKAENLITGKIELKDIIEKGFLELINNKDENIKILVRP; this is encoded by the coding sequence ATGCAGGCGGTTGTTTGGCACGGCAAAAAAGATATCCGCGTTGAAACTGTGCCCGTTCCCCCCGCCCCGGCCCCTGGCTGGGTTCAGATCAAGGTTGACTGGTGCGGCATCTGCGGCTCGGATCTGCACGAATACCTGGCTGGCCCCATTTTTATCCCCACCCAGGCCCCGCACCCGCTCACGGGCAAGCAGGGCAGCGTTATTCTTGGGCATGAGTTTAGCGGCAAGGTTGTGGCCGTGGGCAGCGGCGTTACCAACGTCAAGGTTGGCGACATGGTCGCTCCCGATGCCTGCCAGCATTGCGGCGAGTGTCAGCCCTGCCGCGAAGGGCGCTACAACGTGTGCGAAAAGCTGGCCTTTACCGGGCTGCACAACGACGGCGCTTTTGCCCCCTATGTGAATGTACCGGCAGAATTGTGCTTTATCATGCCCGAAGGCGTTTCGCCCGAGGCCGGAGCCGTGATGGAGCCTCTTGCCACCGGCTTTAAGGCGGTGCGCATGGCGGGCAGCATTTTGGGCCTCAATGTGGTTGTGCTTGGGGCCGGCACCATAGGCCTTGGCACTATCATGGCCGCCAGAGCCGCAGGCGCGGGCAAGATTATTGTGCTTGAAATGTCCAAGGCGCGCATTGCCAAGGCCATTGAATGCGGTGCCGACATTGTGGTCAACCCCAAGGAATGCGAGCCAGTAGCTCGGGTTAAGGAACTGACCGGCGGGTCGGGCGCTGATGTCTCTTTTGAGTGCATCGGCAACAAGTTTACCGGGCCTCTGGCCATCGACGTGCTGCGCAACACGGGCACGGCCATTATTGTGGGCATTTTTGAAGAACCCAGCTCCTTCAACTTTTTCAGTCTCAGCGGCACGGACAAAAAGGTTATGGGCACGCTTGCCTATACCATTGAAGATTTTAAAGGCCTTGCCGCGCTTATGGCCAAAGGCGTCATCAAGGCGGAAAACCTCATTACCGGCAAGATTGAACTCAAAGACATCATCGAAAAGGGTTTTCTTGAGCTTATCAACAACAAGGATGAAAACATCAAGATTCTTGTGCGCCCCTGA
- a CDS encoding ABC transporter permease has product MLPRAVARLLGRNLMLVLGLGIVFGMSLAAILAPWIAPFDPNALHLENILEPPSSRFLLGTDRLGRDVFSRLLYGGRVSLWVGFVAVGISVSIGTVLGLVSGYFRRWVDECIMRVVDIMLCFPSFFLILAVIAFLEPNLTNIMVVIGLTSWMGVTRLVRAEALTLREREFVDAARLAGTSTAGILFRHILPNALAPVLITATLGVAGAILVESSLSFLGLGVQPPAASWGNMLMDGKAVIETAPWLSVYPGLAILITVLGYNLLGESLRDIFDPRLRQ; this is encoded by the coding sequence ATGCTTCCCCGTGCCGTCGCAAGGCTGCTTGGTCGCAACCTTATGCTCGTACTGGGGCTTGGCATTGTGTTTGGCATGTCGCTGGCTGCCATTCTGGCGCCGTGGATTGCGCCTTTTGACCCCAACGCCCTGCATCTGGAAAATATCCTCGAGCCGCCCTCCTCCCGCTTTTTGCTGGGCACAGACAGGCTTGGCCGCGACGTTTTTTCGCGTCTGCTGTACGGCGGCAGGGTTTCGCTGTGGGTGGGCTTTGTGGCTGTGGGCATATCGGTGAGCATTGGCACGGTGCTCGGGCTTGTGAGCGGCTATTTCAGGCGCTGGGTGGACGAATGCATCATGCGCGTGGTTGATATCATGCTGTGCTTTCCGTCATTTTTTCTTATTCTGGCGGTTATTGCCTTTCTTGAACCCAACCTTACCAATATCATGGTCGTCATCGGGCTCACATCGTGGATGGGCGTCACCCGCCTTGTACGGGCCGAGGCCCTGACTCTGCGCGAGCGCGAATTTGTGGACGCGGCGCGGCTTGCGGGCACCTCCACGGCGGGCATACTGTTTCGGCACATATTGCCCAATGCCCTGGCCCCGGTGCTTATAACAGCCACCCTTGGCGTTGCCGGAGCTATTCTGGTAGAGTCAAGCCTCAGCTTTCTGGGGCTGGGCGTACAACCGCCCGCAGCCAGCTGGGGCAACATGCTTATGGACGGCAAGGCCGTTATCGAAACAGCGCCCTGGCTGTCGGTGTACCCCGGTCTGGCCATCCTGATTACGGTTTTGGGGTATAACCTTCTGGGTGAAAGCCTGCGGGATATTTTTGATCCACGGCTGCGACAATAG
- a CDS encoding dihydrolipoamide acetyltransferase family protein has translation MAYEVQMPKWGLTMKTGKIARWLVAEGGAVAVGQPLLEVETDKITNVVESPAGGVLLQIVSPQGEVVPVMQVIGIIGESGEAVATPAASPAGATPAGSAAAAPQGQSRPAAGNANQGEVRAMPAARRVAKELGVDLATVTGTGRDGIVTEKDVRTAHEAAAKTPPPAPAAPCAQACAASADSADEVIPMDGLRKLIADNMHASLQNAAQLTVFVEADVTEMVALRDAMLARNKKDAEYRLSFNDIIAFAVCRALRQHPVMNSTLQQDGIHMHKHVNLGVAVSLDTGLIVPNVKNADTFSLEELKAKVRDAAYRARKGGLSMDEISGGTFTISNVSMLGVDGFTPILNPPETGILGVGRVVEKPGVFDGQVCVRKMMTLSLTFNHMVTDGGPAMNFLRTLADMLEQPVRMLG, from the coding sequence ATGGCCTACGAAGTGCAGATGCCCAAATGGGGCCTCACCATGAAAACTGGCAAGATAGCGCGCTGGCTTGTGGCCGAAGGCGGCGCGGTGGCTGTGGGACAACCCCTGCTGGAAGTGGAGACCGACAAGATCACCAACGTGGTCGAATCTCCGGCAGGCGGCGTGCTGTTGCAGATCGTCAGCCCTCAGGGAGAGGTTGTGCCGGTCATGCAGGTTATCGGCATAATTGGCGAGTCTGGTGAAGCAGTAGCCACTCCGGCCGCAAGCCCCGCAGGGGCGACGCCCGCCGGTTCGGCAGCGGCCGCGCCCCAGGGCCAGAGCAGGCCCGCTGCGGGCAACGCAAACCAGGGCGAGGTGCGTGCAATGCCCGCCGCCCGCAGGGTAGCCAAGGAGCTTGGTGTTGACCTAGCCACGGTAACGGGCACAGGCCGCGACGGCATTGTTACAGAAAAAGACGTGCGCACCGCGCACGAGGCCGCGGCCAAGACCCCTCCCCCAGCCCCGGCGGCCCCATGCGCCCAGGCGTGCGCTGCGTCTGCTGATAGCGCGGACGAGGTCATCCCCATGGACGGCCTGCGCAAGCTCATCGCCGACAACATGCATGCCAGCCTGCAAAACGCGGCGCAACTGACTGTTTTTGTGGAGGCGGACGTTACCGAAATGGTGGCCCTGCGCGACGCCATGCTGGCCCGCAACAAAAAAGACGCCGAGTACCGCCTTTCATTCAACGACATCATCGCCTTTGCCGTATGCCGCGCGCTCAGGCAGCACCCGGTCATGAACTCCACCCTGCAGCAGGACGGCATCCACATGCACAAGCATGTAAATCTTGGCGTTGCCGTTTCCCTTGATACGGGTCTCATCGTTCCCAACGTCAAAAATGCGGACACGTTCAGCCTTGAAGAACTCAAGGCCAAAGTGCGCGATGCCGCCTACCGCGCCCGCAAGGGCGGCCTTTCCATGGACGAGATTTCCGGCGGCACGTTTACCATCTCCAACGTGAGCATGCTTGGCGTGGACGGTTTTACCCCCATCCTCAATCCGCCGGAGACCGGCATTCTGGGCGTCGGCCGCGTGGTCGAAAAGCCGGGCGTTTTTGACGGGCAGGTCTGCGTGCGCAAGATGATGACCCTTTCCCTTACCTTCAACCACATGGTCACCGATGGCGGCCCGGCCATGAACTTTTTGCGCACCCTTGCGGACATGCTCGAACAGCCTGTGCGCATGCTTGGGTAA
- a CDS encoding sigma-54-dependent Fis family transcriptional regulator: protein MYVLQRNGDVFEMRQEPLMAEGVNRSGFLFNSYCGTRRANRRQTWESFIRTGKIVDDTLPQPIAASWMRCRDLGVDPLLPKCAEFTPMSQIRTQAEVYAELAAGVERQVYEQIKDKGLLMTVSEANGRLLRTCGNKDVLLQADQLYFGPGAVWSERSVGTNAISLALSDGIPAQVMGEEHFCNSHQAWGCSAAPIFTPFGQLWGCFDISGPTQADHSQALWLAIGAAREIERLLLNASLSNMENKSRALLNTLFSSMPIGVLMVDESGVITYINTQAEHLLGFNGDVRGRRAEAFFDYGLFARQQAENSCQAEGVPLRCLTNPSLTACVMPFMTGRSDARYALVTLQAAAEARPLPAAPAPHVARREGLRPFGDIVYRSEKMQRTVDQARHMAQSPAAVLLLGETGTGKELFARAIHNASRRADGPFVAVNCGALPRELIQSELFGYERGAFTGAVEKGRPGKFELADKGTLFLDEISEMPLEMQVNLLRPLEDHCVTRVGGKQTKEVDFRLITATNRNLDELLATGAFREDLFYRIHVLALEIPPLRERREDIAIIAEYHCKRLCRTYGHPFGGFSAEALRVLENYDWPGNVRQLVHSVEFAVNMAQGGCILPAHLPVHLQPALAGGDDACAQKSAEAMAALPGMTDFNLDSQEARVIRSALEHYKGNMLQAAKALGIGRNTLYAKLRKIMP, encoded by the coding sequence ATGTATGTTCTGCAAAGAAATGGCGATGTCTTTGAAATGCGGCAGGAACCCCTGATGGCTGAAGGCGTCAACCGCTCCGGCTTTTTGTTTAACAGCTATTGCGGCACGAGGCGCGCCAACCGGCGCCAAACCTGGGAGTCCTTTATACGGACGGGAAAAATCGTCGACGACACCCTGCCGCAGCCCATTGCGGCCTCATGGATGCGCTGTCGAGATCTGGGGGTTGACCCCCTGTTGCCCAAATGCGCCGAATTTACGCCCATGAGCCAGATACGCACGCAGGCCGAGGTGTATGCCGAGCTTGCGGCAGGGGTGGAACGGCAGGTGTATGAGCAGATCAAGGACAAAGGCCTGCTCATGACTGTTTCTGAAGCCAATGGCCGTCTGCTGCGCACCTGCGGCAACAAGGATGTGCTGCTGCAGGCTGACCAGCTTTATTTTGGCCCCGGAGCCGTATGGTCCGAGCGGAGCGTGGGCACCAACGCCATAAGCCTGGCCCTTTCAGACGGCATACCTGCGCAGGTCATGGGCGAGGAGCATTTTTGCAACAGTCATCAGGCCTGGGGGTGTTCAGCCGCGCCAATATTTACGCCCTTTGGCCAGCTGTGGGGCTGTTTTGACATTTCTGGGCCCACGCAGGCGGATCACAGTCAGGCGCTATGGTTGGCCATTGGCGCTGCCCGCGAAATAGAGCGCCTGTTGCTCAACGCATCGCTGAGCAACATGGAGAACAAGTCGCGCGCGCTGCTCAATACGCTTTTCAGCTCTATGCCCATTGGCGTGCTTATGGTTGATGAAAGCGGCGTCATTACCTACATCAACACGCAGGCCGAGCATTTGCTGGGCTTTAACGGCGACGTGCGCGGGCGTCGGGCCGAGGCGTTTTTTGACTACGGGCTGTTTGCCCGCCAGCAGGCGGAAAACAGCTGTCAGGCCGAGGGCGTGCCCCTGCGCTGCCTGACCAACCCTTCCCTTACGGCCTGCGTGATGCCCTTCATGACGGGCCGGTCTGATGCCCGCTACGCGCTTGTGACCCTGCAGGCCGCAGCCGAGGCGCGGCCCCTGCCTGCAGCTCCTGCGCCGCACGTTGCCCGCCGCGAAGGCCTACGCCCCTTTGGAGATATTGTTTACCGCAGCGAAAAAATGCAGCGCACGGTAGATCAGGCACGGCACATGGCCCAGAGCCCAGCGGCCGTTTTGCTGCTTGGCGAAACCGGCACGGGCAAGGAACTGTTTGCCCGGGCCATACACAATGCGAGCCGCCGCGCCGACGGGCCTTTTGTGGCCGTTAATTGCGGCGCTCTGCCGCGCGAGCTTATTCAGAGCGAACTTTTTGGCTACGAGCGCGGGGCCTTTACCGGCGCGGTGGAAAAAGGCCGCCCTGGCAAGTTTGAGCTGGCCGACAAGGGCACGCTGTTTCTTGACGAAATTTCTGAAATGCCGCTTGAGATGCAGGTTAACCTGTTGCGGCCTCTTGAAGATCACTGCGTTACCCGCGTGGGCGGCAAGCAGACAAAGGAGGTTGACTTCAGGCTTATTACGGCCACCAACCGCAACCTTGACGAACTGCTTGCCACGGGTGCGTTTCGTGAAGATCTTTTTTATCGCATCCACGTGCTTGCGCTGGAGATTCCGCCTTTGCGCGAACGCAGGGAAGATATTGCCATTATTGCGGAATACCACTGCAAGCGCCTGTGCCGCACCTACGGGCATCCTTTTGGCGGCTTTTCCGCCGAAGCGTTGCGCGTGCTCGAAAACTACGACTGGCCCGGCAATGTGCGCCAGCTCGTGCACAGCGTCGAGTTTGCCGTCAACATGGCGCAGGGCGGATGTATTTTGCCCGCGCACCTGCCGGTGCACCTGCAACCCGCGCTGGCTGGCGGCGACGACGCCTGCGCTCAAAAAAGCGCGGAGGCTATGGCCGCGCTGCCGGGTATGACCGACTTTAACCTGGACAGTCAGGAGGCGCGGGTCATCCGCTCTGCGCTTGAGCATTACAAGGGCAACATGCTTCAGGCGGCCAAGGCGCTGGGCATCGGACGCAACACCCTGTACGCCAAGTTGCGCAAGATTATGCCCTAG
- a CDS encoding Lin0512 family protein: MLQRYVVELGTGADLHGANMTKAACRAVKDAVSRSCLCGLVEILARNSFQGVHVHARIAVPEPDLVDREAVLAVIPIGEKSIEVVAGGLRTPGLEVACFSPGCSDIVMACAALTVSVDID, from the coding sequence ATGCTGCAACGTTACGTGGTTGAACTGGGCACAGGAGCCGACCTGCACGGCGCAAACATGACCAAGGCGGCATGCCGCGCGGTCAAGGACGCCGTTTCGCGCAGCTGCCTGTGCGGTCTGGTGGAGATACTGGCTCGCAACTCCTTTCAGGGGGTGCACGTACATGCGCGTATTGCCGTGCCCGAGCCGGACCTGGTGGACAGGGAAGCCGTGCTCGCGGTCATACCCATTGGCGAAAAAAGCATTGAGGTCGTTGCTGGCGGCTTGCGCACCCCCGGTCTGGAGGTTGCCTGTTTCAGCCCCGGTTGCAGCGACATAGTGATGGCCTGCGCGGCCCTGACCGTGTCGGTAGATATTGACTGA